The following DNA comes from Legionella sp. PATHC032.
ACTTCATAAAGGGCTTTAATTTCTGGCAACAACATCAATCTTTTATTAGTTGTTAATAGCTTGATTAAATTATTCAATGCATCATTCTTCTTGAACTTTGAACCACATATCTCAATGAGAAGTTCAATTTGTTGTTCATCTGTTGATGCCGGATTAGCAATAAACTGAGAAGCTTGAGGAGTTAAAACAACTTGGGCCAACACGGCAAGGTATTCTGACCATTCACTCAGTTTATTTTCTGCTAAAGCATGTTCAAATATCGCTTTTGCGTAGGG
Coding sequences within:
- a CDS encoding F0F1 ATP synthase subunit delta, giving the protein MSDSTTIARPYAKAIFEHALAENKLSEWSEYLAVLAQVVLTPQASQFIANPASTDEQQIELLIEICGSKFKKNDALNNLIKLLTTNKRLMLLPEIKALYEVYRAEQEKILEVDVVSYSELTPAQQQRLSESLSQRLSRKVSLKISIDPSLLGGALIRAGDLVIDGSVRGKLNMLGTSLAA